One Catillopecten margaritatus gill symbiont DNA window includes the following coding sequences:
- the prlC gene encoding Oligopeptidase A yields MMNLTPNFKPTDIVKTIQSLTEKGLKVVNEAAQGKTWAEVVEPMDRFEFEFGLYDNVNSHLNEVAFSEEFNAEYEKTLPLITNFYTEISSNKALYQAYKNLLNIDLDTQQTYIIKEAIKGFERSGVGLEGEALKRFKAIKERLSILKNQFSKNSLLATNEWKKIVSKEDLAGYDEDKLAKVKTSEGYELSLQVPIYTDVMAYADNRDLREEVYKAYVSRASEVGITDKKFDNKSTMDEILALRQEMSEIFGFENYAQYSIAAKMVESEQQVVDFLEELVAQARPQAEQELAELKDFAGVDLMPWDLGYYAEKLKVKKFGFKQSDLTPYFPENQVLEGLFTTIENLYQIKINRVDETTYHQDVRVLDISNKAGLVGRIYLDVYAREGKRGGAWMADYQPLMGDNKPIAFVVCNLNSPTKGKPALFEFDEIVTIFHEFGHALHHILTKVEYPSASGISGVPWDGVELPSQYMEFFCYEKSVVKLLSKHWKTGESLPDDLYDKLIAAKNFQSALGLLRQCEFSLWDIKTHTTNQDTYAVLDEIKKATALIPAIDSNRFLNTFEHIFNGGYAAGYFSYKWAEVLAADAYYYVKSQGGIGSQASKDFMHNILEVGGSADFMQQYFKFRGEKPSTKALLESNGIVYIRKH; encoded by the coding sequence ATGATGAATTTGACACCAAACTTCAAACCAACAGATATTGTTAAAACCATTCAGTCTTTAACCGAAAAAGGTTTAAAGGTGGTGAATGAAGCCGCTCAAGGGAAAACTTGGGCAGAAGTTGTTGAGCCAATGGATCGGTTTGAATTTGAATTTGGGCTGTATGATAATGTCAATTCGCATCTAAACGAAGTGGCGTTCAGTGAGGAATTTAATGCGGAATATGAAAAAACCTTGCCATTGATTACCAATTTTTATACCGAAATTAGTAGCAATAAGGCGTTGTATCAGGCATATAAAAATCTTTTAAATATCGATTTAGATACGCAACAAACTTATATTATCAAAGAAGCTATTAAGGGTTTTGAACGCTCTGGCGTTGGGTTAGAGGGTGAAGCGTTGAAGCGATTTAAAGCAATTAAAGAGCGGTTGAGCATTCTAAAAAATCAATTTTCTAAAAACAGTTTGTTGGCGACCAATGAATGGAAGAAAATTGTGAGTAAAGAAGATTTAGCGGGTTATGATGAGGATAAATTGGCTAAAGTTAAGACCAGTGAGGGGTATGAGTTAAGTTTACAAGTGCCAATTTATACGGATGTGATGGCGTATGCGGATAATCGTGATTTGCGTGAAGAGGTTTATAAGGCTTATGTTTCTCGTGCTTCTGAGGTGGGGATTACGGATAAAAAATTTGATAATAAATCGACAATGGATGAGATTTTGGCATTGCGTCAAGAAATGTCGGAGATTTTTGGCTTTGAAAATTATGCGCAATATTCTATTGCTGCCAAAATGGTGGAATCTGAGCAACAAGTTGTGGATTTTTTAGAAGAGTTGGTGGCGCAGGCAAGGCCACAGGCAGAGCAAGAGTTAGCGGAGTTAAAAGACTTTGCAGGGGTTGATTTAATGCCATGGGATTTGGGGTATTACGCCGAAAAACTCAAAGTCAAAAAATTCGGCTTTAAACAGTCTGATTTAACTCCTTATTTCCCCGAAAACCAAGTGTTAGAAGGGTTATTTACCACGATTGAAAATTTGTATCAAATTAAGATTAATAGGGTTGATGAAACAACCTATCATCAAGATGTGCGTGTTTTAGATATTAGCAATAAAGCAGGTTTAGTTGGGCGTATTTATCTTGATGTGTATGCCCGAGAAGGCAAACGAGGTGGGGCATGGATGGCAGATTATCAGCCATTAATGGGCGATAACAAACCGATAGCCTTTGTAGTTTGCAATCTTAATTCACCCACCAAAGGCAAACCTGCCTTATTTGAATTTGACGAAATTGTTACCATTTTCCATGAGTTTGGACATGCGCTACATCACATACTTACCAAGGTTGAATACCCTTCTGCATCAGGTATTTCAGGGGTTCCTTGGGACGGTGTGGAGTTACCCAGTCAGTATATGGAGTTTTTTTGCTACGAAAAATCTGTGGTTAAATTACTTTCTAAACATTGGAAAACGGGCGAATCTTTGCCAGATGATTTATACGATAAACTGATTGCTGCTAAAAACTTTCAATCGGCACTTGGGCTGTTGCGCCAATGTGAGTTTTCACTCTGGGACATAAAAACTCATACAACCAATCAAGACACTTACGCTGTTTTAGATGAAATTAAAAAGGCGACCGCATTGATACCTGCCATTGACAGCAATCGTTTTTTAAATACTTTTGAGCATATATTTAACGGGGGTTATGCCGCAGGATATTTCAGTTACAAATGGGCAGAAGTGTTGGCAGCCGATGCTTATTATTATGTCAAATCTCAGGGGGGTATTGGCTCACAGGCATCAAAGGACTTTATGCACAATATTTTAGAGGTGGGTGGCAGTGCGGATTTTATGCAACAATACTTTAAATTTAGAGGAGAAAAACCTTCTACTAAGGCGTTACTTGAGTCTAATGGCATTGTTTATATTAGAAAACACTGA
- the fabF gene encoding 3-oxoacyl-[acyl-carrier-protein] synthase 2, with protein MSKRRVVITGMGIVSPVGSTITGAWNNILNGKSGINVLTNIATEGQSVKFGGSVEGFDVANYLSPKESKKMDTFIHYGMAAGIQAIKDSGIEVTEENAERIGVAIGAGIGGLGTIEKTADLFKEKGARRISPFFVPSSIINMISGNLSIKYGLKGPNFAIVTACTTGTHNIGDASRLIEYGDADVMIAGGAEMSTTNCGLGGFAAARALSTRNDDPSTASRPWDKDRDGFVLGDGAGVVVLEEYEHAKARGAKIYAEVSGYGMSGDAYHMTLPSKGGEGAARCMKNAMRNAGVNSEQIDYINAHGTSTPAGDQAETDAAKAALGDHAYQVVMSSTKSMTGHLLGAAGGIEAIFTALALRDQVVPPTINILNQDPDCDLDYCANEAREMKINHAISNSFGFGGTNGSILLSKI; from the coding sequence ATGAGTAAAAGAAGAGTGGTAATTACAGGTATGGGCATCGTTTCCCCTGTTGGTTCAACCATAACAGGTGCTTGGAACAATATCCTTAACGGAAAATCTGGCATCAATGTTTTAACCAATATAGCAACCGAAGGTCAATCTGTAAAATTCGGTGGCTCTGTTGAGGGTTTTGATGTGGCTAACTACCTTAGCCCTAAAGAATCTAAAAAGATGGATACTTTTATTCACTATGGAATGGCAGCTGGCATTCAAGCAATTAAAGACAGCGGTATTGAAGTAACAGAAGAAAATGCGGAGCGTATTGGTGTTGCCATTGGTGCAGGTATTGGTGGTTTAGGCACGATTGAAAAAACAGCCGACTTGTTTAAAGAAAAAGGCGCAAGGCGCATTTCTCCTTTCTTTGTCCCTTCTTCCATCATTAATATGATTTCTGGCAATCTCTCTATTAAGTATGGACTCAAAGGTCCAAATTTTGCCATTGTAACAGCGTGTACCACGGGCACACACAATATTGGCGATGCCTCACGCCTTATTGAATATGGTGATGCAGATGTAATGATTGCTGGTGGTGCTGAAATGTCAACCACCAATTGTGGCTTAGGTGGTTTTGCAGCAGCTCGCGCCCTTTCTACTCGTAACGATGACCCATCAACTGCTTCTCGCCCTTGGGATAAAGATCGTGATGGTTTTGTGCTTGGTGATGGCGCAGGTGTCGTAGTCTTAGAAGAATACGAACACGCCAAAGCCCGTGGCGCAAAAATCTATGCTGAAGTATCAGGCTATGGCATGAGTGGTGACGCTTACCATATGACTTTACCCTCCAAAGGCGGCGAAGGTGCGGCTAGATGCATGAAGAATGCCATGCGCAATGCAGGCGTTAATAGTGAGCAGATTGATTACATTAATGCACATGGCACTTCAACACCTGCAGGTGATCAAGCAGAAACAGATGCTGCTAAAGCAGCACTTGGAGACCATGCTTACCAAGTAGTCATGAGTTCAACCAAATCAATGACAGGTCATTTACTAGGTGCCGCAGGTGGTATTGAGGCTATTTTCACAGCATTAGCATTAAGAGATCAAGTTGTGCCACCTACCATTAACATTCTTAATCAAGACCCTGATTGTGATTTAGATTATTGTGCAAATGAAGCTAGGGAAATGAAAATAAATCATGCAATTTCCAATTCATTTGGTTTTGGTGGTACTAATGGATCAATTTTACTTTCTAAGATTTAG
- the acpP gene encoding Acyl carrier protein has translation MSIEDRVKAVVAEQLDASGDIDNNASFIDDLGADSLDTVELVMSLEEEFDCEIPDDEAENITTVQQAIDYVNKTL, from the coding sequence ATGAGTATTGAAGACAGAGTAAAAGCGGTTGTAGCTGAGCAGTTAGACGCAAGTGGTGATATTGATAATAACGCTTCTTTTATTGATGATTTAGGCGCAGATTCACTAGACACGGTTGAGTTAGTAATGTCTCTTGAAGAAGAGTTTGACTGCGAAATTCCTGACGATGAAGCAGAAAACATTACAACCGTCCAGCAAGCAATTGACTATGTGAACAAAACTTTGTAA
- the queC gene encoding 7-cyano-7-deazaguanine synthase encodes MRQTVKNGWSQKETLLMSKKAVVLLSGGLDSTTTLAIAQSQGFECYAMSFDYGQKQKSELNAATKIAALFSAAEHRIMSIALNDIGGSALTDSAIAVPDFKESDDIPITYVPARNTIFLSYAMAWAEVLNCQDIFIGVNALDYSGYPDCRAEYIKAFEMMANLATKQGVEGQKLTIHTPLIALHKAEIIKKGLELGVDYAMTTTCYQADEHGDACGICDACEYRKLGFKEAGMPDPTRYKTLIQK; translated from the coding sequence GTGCGCCAGACCGTAAAAAATGGTTGGAGTCAAAAGGAAACCTTGCTAATGTCTAAAAAAGCCGTTGTTCTTTTATCGGGCGGTTTAGATTCAACCACCACGCTGGCGATTGCCCAATCTCAGGGATTTGAGTGTTATGCAATGAGTTTTGACTATGGGCAAAAACAAAAATCAGAATTAAATGCTGCCACAAAAATTGCTGCTTTGTTTTCTGCCGCCGAACACCGTATTATGAGCATCGCATTAAATGACATTGGTGGTTCCGCCTTAACAGACAGTGCAATTGCCGTGCCAGATTTTAAAGAAAGCGATGACATTCCAATTACTTATGTACCAGCACGGAACACCATTTTTTTATCGTATGCAATGGCTTGGGCAGAAGTTTTAAACTGTCAAGATATTTTTATTGGTGTGAATGCACTTGATTATTCAGGCTACCCAGATTGCCGTGCAGAATATATTAAAGCCTTTGAAATGATGGCAAATTTAGCTACCAAACAAGGGGTTGAGGGGCAAAAACTCACCATTCATACACCGTTAATTGCTTTGCACAAAGCAGAAATTATTAAAAAAGGCTTGGAACTTGGTGTGGACTATGCAATGACCACCACTTGTTATCAGGCAGATGAGCATGGTGATGCTTGTGGCATTTGTGATGCGTGTGAATATAGAAAGCTGGGTTTTAAAGAAGCTGGCATGCCTGACCCAACCCGTTACAAAACCCTAATCCAAAAGTAG
- the parE gene encoding DNA topoisomerase 4 subunit B: MSNYDSSSIEVLSGLDPVRKRPGMYTETERPNHLAQEVIDNSVDEAVAGHATKINVVLYKDGSISVEDDGRGMPVDIHPEEGVSGVEVILTKLHAGGKFSNDSYQFSGGLHGVGISVVNALSTLVEIWIKRDAQEHYITFANGHIKTALEVVGKVGKYNTGTKVRFVPDAQFFDTAKFSVTKLRHNLRSKAVLCSGLDVTFRNEIDDTEDHWNYKEGLKDYLSVSLDGLDCVPEVPFVVTYESDEQQMHCSLSWTEFNTNIIGESYVNLIPTSQGGTHVNGLRSGLTDALKEFCEFRSLLPKNVKLTPDDVWQKIAYVLSIKILDPQFSGQTKERLSSRECAGFVSNVVKDAFSLWLNQHTEIAEKIAELAIMNAQSRMKTGKKVIRKKIVSGPALPGKLSDCTSHDLSQTEVFLVEGDSAGGSAKQARDKEYQAILPLRGKILNTWEVDSDQVLASNEIHDISVAIGLEPNCQDLSGLRYGKICILADADSDGAHIATLICTLFVKHFPRLVEKGHIFVAMPPLYRIDAGKQVHYALDDAERDATINKIEKDNKRVKVQVQRFKGLGEMNPSQLRETTMLPDTRRLIQLTLENPLQVTQMMDMLLSKKRAPDRKKWLESKGNLANV; this comes from the coding sequence ATGAGTAATTACGATTCATCCTCCATTGAAGTTTTATCGGGTTTAGACCCAGTGCGTAAGCGTCCAGGCATGTACACAGAGACTGAGCGACCCAATCATTTGGCGCAAGAAGTGATTGATAATAGTGTCGACGAGGCAGTAGCTGGGCATGCGACAAAGATTAATGTAGTACTTTATAAAGATGGTTCTATTTCAGTTGAGGATGATGGGCGAGGTATGCCCGTTGATATTCACCCTGAGGAGGGAGTTTCTGGAGTGGAAGTTATTTTGACCAAACTACACGCAGGGGGGAAATTTTCAAATGATTCTTATCAATTTTCAGGTGGTTTGCATGGGGTGGGTATTTCGGTAGTTAATGCCCTATCTACCTTAGTGGAAATTTGGATTAAGCGCGACGCTCAAGAACATTACATTACTTTTGCAAATGGCCATATAAAAACTGCACTTGAAGTTGTTGGCAAAGTTGGTAAGTACAACACGGGAACCAAAGTTAGGTTTGTGCCCGATGCACAATTTTTTGATACGGCTAAATTTTCAGTGACCAAGCTCAGACATAATTTACGCTCAAAAGCGGTCCTGTGTTCAGGGTTGGATGTTACTTTTCGTAATGAAATTGACGACACTGAGGATCATTGGAATTATAAAGAAGGTTTGAAAGATTATCTATCGGTCTCATTAGATGGTTTGGATTGCGTGCCAGAAGTGCCCTTTGTGGTAACTTACGAATCGGATGAGCAACAAATGCACTGTTCGTTGTCTTGGACGGAATTTAACACCAATATTATTGGTGAGAGCTATGTTAATCTCATTCCCACTTCGCAAGGGGGGACGCATGTTAATGGGTTGCGTTCTGGTTTGACCGATGCGTTAAAAGAGTTTTGTGAGTTTAGAAGTTTGTTACCAAAAAATGTCAAACTCACACCCGATGATGTTTGGCAAAAAATTGCTTATGTTTTATCGATTAAAATTTTAGACCCTCAGTTTTCGGGGCAAACTAAAGAAAGATTGTCTTCGAGAGAATGTGCAGGTTTTGTCTCAAATGTGGTTAAAGATGCGTTCAGTCTTTGGTTAAATCAACACACTGAAATTGCGGAAAAAATTGCGGAATTGGCGATTATGAATGCGCAATCACGAATGAAAACAGGTAAAAAAGTTATTCGTAAAAAGATTGTTAGTGGTCCTGCTTTGCCGGGTAAATTATCAGATTGTACCAGTCATGATTTAAGTCAAACTGAGGTATTTTTAGTAGAGGGTGATTCTGCGGGCGGTTCTGCTAAGCAGGCACGAGATAAAGAATATCAAGCGATTTTGCCTTTACGAGGTAAAATTCTCAACACTTGGGAAGTGGATTCTGACCAAGTATTAGCCAGTAATGAAATACACGATATTAGTGTTGCCATTGGCTTGGAGCCGAATTGCCAAGACCTCTCAGGGTTGCGATATGGCAAAATCTGCATCTTGGCAGACGCAGATTCGGATGGTGCACATATTGCCACACTGATTTGCACCCTATTCGTTAAACATTTTCCACGATTGGTTGAAAAAGGGCATATTTTTGTCGCAATGCCACCGTTATATCGTATTGATGCAGGTAAACAGGTGCATTATGCCTTGGATGATGCTGAACGCGATGCGACGATTAACAAAATTGAAAAAGACAATAAGCGAGTTAAAGTGCAAGTGCAACGATTTAAGGGGCTAGGTGAAATGAATCCGTCTCAACTCAGAGAAACCACGATGTTGCCCGACACCCGCCGATTGATTCAATTAACCCTAGAAAATCCACTGCAAGTTACGCAAATGATGGATATGCTCCTCAGTAAAAAGCGTGCGCCAGACCGTAAAAAATGGTTGGAGTCAAAAGGAAACCTTGCTAATGTCTAA
- the groL gene encoding 60 kDa chaperonin: protein MSAKDIEFGIDARNLMLNGVNTLANAVKVTLGPKGRNVVLDRSFGAPTITKDGVSVAQEIELENKFENMGAQMVKEVASKTNDIAGDGTTTATVLAQALVTEGVKAVSAGMNPMDLKRGIDKATDAAVKALHKLSQPCDDTKSIAQVGTISANSDTSVGDIIAEAMEKVGKEGVITVEEGSALDNELDVVEGMQFERGYLSPYFVNNQDNMSADLDQPLILLNEAKISNIRDLLPTLEIAQKSGRPLLVIAEDIEGEALATLVVNNMRGIVKVVAVKSPGFGDRRKAILQDLAVLTGGVVISEEIGLSLEGVTEDQLGSAKRIEVSKDETIVVDGAGTKDDINGRVKQIRAQLEQTTSEYDQEKLSERLAKLSGGVAVIKVGAATEVEMKEKKDRVDDALHATRAAVQEGVVPGGGVALVRAIATLDKLKGDNHDQDIGIDIAKRAMEAPLRQIVANGGGESSVVLNEVAKSKGNHGYNAGTEEYGDMLKMGILDPTKVTRAALQHAASISGLMITTEAMITDIPQDSAPAGGGDMGGGMPGMM, encoded by the coding sequence ATGAGTGCAAAAGACATAGAATTTGGAATTGACGCAAGAAATTTAATGCTAAATGGTGTGAATACCTTAGCAAACGCAGTAAAGGTAACTTTAGGCCCCAAGGGTCGTAATGTGGTTTTAGACCGTTCATTTGGTGCCCCGACTATCACTAAAGATGGTGTTTCCGTGGCGCAAGAAATTGAACTTGAAAACAAGTTTGAAAATATGGGCGCACAAATGGTTAAGGAAGTCGCTTCTAAAACCAATGACATTGCGGGTGATGGCACCACAACAGCAACCGTACTTGCGCAAGCTTTAGTAACCGAAGGCGTAAAAGCCGTTTCTGCAGGGATGAATCCGATGGACCTTAAACGAGGTATCGATAAAGCAACTGATGCGGCAGTGAAAGCATTACACAAACTTTCACAGCCCTGTGATGACACTAAATCAATCGCTCAAGTAGGTACGATTTCTGCTAACTCTGACACTTCTGTTGGCGATATTATTGCCGAAGCAATGGAAAAAGTTGGTAAAGAAGGCGTTATTACCGTTGAAGAAGGCTCTGCACTTGACAATGAATTAGATGTGGTTGAAGGTATGCAATTTGAACGGGGCTATTTATCGCCTTATTTTGTCAACAATCAAGACAATATGAGTGCAGATTTAGATCAACCATTGATTTTGTTAAACGAAGCGAAAATCTCAAATATTCGTGATTTGCTGCCTACTTTAGAAATTGCCCAAAAATCGGGTCGCCCTCTTTTGGTTATTGCCGAAGATATTGAAGGTGAAGCTTTAGCCACTTTAGTGGTGAATAATATGCGTGGCATCGTTAAAGTCGTAGCGGTTAAATCACCTGGCTTTGGCGACCGTCGTAAAGCAATCTTACAAGACCTTGCAGTATTAACAGGTGGTGTCGTCATTTCAGAAGAAATCGGCTTATCACTTGAAGGCGTTACTGAAGACCAACTAGGCTCTGCAAAACGCATTGAAGTCAGTAAAGATGAAACCATTGTCGTTGATGGCGCAGGTACAAAAGACGATATTAATGGGCGTGTTAAGCAAATCAGAGCGCAATTAGAACAAACCACCTCTGAATACGACCAAGAAAAACTCTCAGAGCGATTGGCTAAATTATCAGGCGGTGTTGCTGTGATTAAAGTCGGCGCCGCCACTGAAGTTGAAATGAAAGAGAAAAAAGACCGTGTTGATGACGCACTACACGCAACCCGTGCTGCTGTGCAAGAAGGTGTGGTTCCAGGTGGTGGTGTTGCATTGGTTCGTGCAATCGCAACCTTGGACAAATTAAAAGGCGACAACCACGACCAAGACATCGGCATCGACATTGCTAAGCGTGCAATGGAGGCCCCCCTTAGACAAATCGTTGCTAACGGTGGCGGTGAATCTTCCGTTGTGCTTAACGAAGTTGCAAAAAGCAAAGGTAATCACGGCTATAACGCTGGCACAGAAGAATATGGTGATATGCTAAAAATGGGTATCTTAGACCCAACCAAAGTAACTCGTGCCGCTTTACAACACGCGGCAAGTATCTCTGGATTGATGATTACCACAGAAGCGATGATTACCGACATTCCACAAGATTCAGCACCTGCAGGTGGTGGTGATATGGGTGGTGGTATGCCTGGTATGATGTAA
- the groS gene encoding 10 kDa chaperonin, whose translation MNIRPLHDRVVVRRSEEEQTTASGLIIPGSASEKPSEGIVVAVGSGRKTDNGDVIAMDVKVEDKVLFGQFAGTEITVEGETLLVMSESDIVAVVE comes from the coding sequence ATGAATATCCGCCCCCTTCACGACCGTGTGGTCGTTCGCAGATCAGAAGAAGAACAAACTACCGCCAGTGGCTTAATTATCCCTGGTTCAGCCAGTGAAAAGCCTTCGGAAGGCATCGTTGTTGCTGTTGGCAGTGGTAGAAAGACAGACAATGGCGATGTGATTGCCATGGATGTTAAAGTTGAAGATAAGGTTTTATTTGGTCAGTTTGCTGGCACAGAGATTACCGTAGAGGGTGAAACCCTATTGGTAATGAGCGAAAGCGATATTGTTGCCGTTGTTGAATAA
- the rpoH gene encoding RNA polymerase sigma factor RpoH, which translates to MAHNSTTPAVQTPKDLTVQKYPPILSAEEEHELAVDLFENHNLDAARKLVLSHMRFVAFIAHGYKGYGLEQEDLIQEGTIGLMKAVKRFNPHKNVRLASYAVYWIRAEIHEFIFKNWKIVKVATTKEQRKLFFKLKKAKSNIYTSLNMEQAEEIAEDLGVRPKDVLDMESRLQFNDVAFEVTDEENSTSPVHYLTDENTKTPEQLALIDDSNKHQQQQLYKALSLLDERSLDILQSRYLKEEKTTLHTLADKYEISAERIRQLENKAMKKLKENLEKQI; encoded by the coding sequence ATGGCGCACAACTCTACAACTCCTGCTGTCCAAACCCCCAAGGATTTAACCGTCCAAAAGTATCCACCGATTTTATCGGCAGAAGAAGAACACGAACTGGCAGTTGATTTATTTGAAAACCATAACTTGGATGCAGCAAGAAAATTAGTCTTGTCGCATATGCGTTTTGTTGCTTTTATTGCTCATGGTTACAAGGGTTATGGACTTGAACAAGAGGATTTAATTCAAGAAGGTACGATTGGCTTAATGAAGGCGGTGAAGCGGTTTAATCCGCATAAAAATGTGCGTCTTGCATCTTATGCAGTGTATTGGATTCGGGCTGAAATTCACGAATTTATCTTTAAAAATTGGAAAATTGTTAAAGTGGCAACCACTAAAGAACAACGCAAATTATTCTTTAAACTGAAAAAAGCCAAGTCCAATATTTACACTTCATTAAATATGGAGCAAGCCGAAGAAATAGCCGAAGATTTGGGTGTGCGTCCAAAAGATGTGCTGGATATGGAGTCGCGTTTGCAGTTTAACGATGTCGCATTTGAAGTGACAGATGAAGAAAATAGCACTTCACCTGTGCATTATTTAACCGACGAAAATACCAAAACTCCTGAGCAATTAGCCTTAATTGATGACTCAAACAAGCACCAACAACAGCAACTTTATAAAGCACTTTCTTTGCTGGATGAAAGAAGTTTGGATATTTTACAGTCTAGGTACTTGAAAGAAGAAAAAACAACCCTACATACTTTAGCAGACAAGTATGAAATTTCCGCTGAAAGAATACGCCAACTTGAAAACAAAGCCATGAAAAAGCTGAAAGAAAATTTAGAAAAACAAATTTAA
- the gmk gene encoding Guanylate kinase, giving the protein MANLFIIAAPSGCGKTSLVKELIARTEGLCVSVSHTTRDARPGEVHGENYFFVSKEEFDEINENEGFIESAQVFDNYYGSAKQTVKDLLAGGQDVILEIDWQGARQVEKSFPDIISIFIIPPSIEALRARLTGRGQDDSTIIERRMRDAVSETQHYDEFDYLVVNDDFDTALNDLSMIIHSQRFSIGQQSNKHKELLKILTE; this is encoded by the coding sequence GTGGCTAATTTATTTATTATTGCCGCTCCATCAGGATGTGGAAAAACTTCTTTAGTAAAAGAACTGATTGCACGAACAGAAGGGCTTTGCGTTTCTGTCTCACACACTACTCGTGATGCTCGCCCGGGTGAAGTGCACGGGGAAAATTATTTTTTTGTTTCTAAAGAAGAATTTGACGAAATTAATGAAAATGAGGGTTTTATCGAATCAGCACAGGTGTTTGACAACTATTATGGCAGTGCAAAACAAACGGTTAAAGACTTGTTGGCAGGCGGACAAGATGTGATTTTAGAGATTGATTGGCAAGGTGCTAGACAAGTTGAAAAAAGTTTTCCCGATATCATTAGTATTTTCATCATTCCCCCTTCTATCGAAGCACTTCGAGCACGCCTCACTGGCAGAGGACAAGACGATTCAACCATTATTGAGCGCAGAATGCGCGATGCCGTAAGTGAAACTCAGCATTATGATGAGTTTGATTATTTAGTGGTTAATGATGATTTTGATACGGCTTTAAATGATTTATCTATGATCATTCATTCACAAAGATTCAGTATTGGGCAACAATCGAATAAGCACAAAGAGTTGCTTAAAATCCTCACTGAATAA
- a CDS encoding putative Fe(2+)-trafficking protein produces MTTVNCVKMNEALEALDRAPYPGELGKRILDNVSKPGWQAWLDHQTMLINENNLNMLDENAQKYLKEQMEKFFFSADGADDIKGYKAQ; encoded by the coding sequence ATGACCACTGTAAATTGTGTAAAAATGAACGAAGCATTAGAAGCGTTAGACCGTGCACCCTACCCAGGAGAATTAGGCAAACGCATTTTGGACAATGTATCAAAACCTGGTTGGCAGGCATGGTTAGACCATCAAACAATGCTGATCAATGAAAATAACCTGAATATGCTGGATGAAAATGCACAGAAATATTTGAAAGAGCAAATGGAAAAATTCTTCTTTTCTGCCGACGGTGCTGATGACATCAAAGGTTACAAGGCGCAATAG